One region of Primulina tabacum isolate GXHZ01 chromosome 1, ASM2559414v2, whole genome shotgun sequence genomic DNA includes:
- the LOC142520166 gene encoding glutathione S-transferase 2-like produces the protein MDSKDQKHGPLDSSSSPKLVLYSYWQSSCSWRVRFALNLKGLSYQYRAVDLARGEQFSREFEKLNPLHYVPVLIDGDVVVSDSYAIILYLEEKYPNIPLLPVDPQLRAINLQAASIVSSSIQPFHMLSSLKYVEEKMGPEESLGWAQLHIENGFLALEKLLKDYAGKYATGNHIHMADVFLAPQIATATTRFKIDMSKFPVLNMIHEACSTLPEFQASMPDRQPDACAILVK, from the exons ATGGACTCCAAAGACCAG AAGCATGGCCCACTTGATTCTTCATCGTCTCCGAAACTTGTACTGTACTCTTACTGGCAGAGCTCGTGTTCTTGGCGGGTTCGCTTTGCTTTGAATCTCAAAG GACTTTCTTACCAGTACAGAGCAGTGGATCTTGCCAGAGGGGAACAGTTCAGTCGAG AGTTTGAGAAATTGAATCCGCTTCACTACGTCCCAGTTTTGATTGATGGTGATGTTGTTGTTTCTGACTCATATGCAATCATACTG TATTTGGAAGAGAAGTATCCTAATATTCCACTTTTGCCAGTTGATCCTCAACTAAGAGCGATTAATCTCCAG GCTGCAAGTATTGTGTCTTCAAGTATACAGCCTTTTCACATGTTATCTTCGCTG AAATATGTTGAGGAAAAAATGGGTCCAGAAGAGTCGCTAGGGTGGGCTCAATTGCACATAGAAAACGGCTTCCTTG CTCTTGAGAAGCTACTGAAGGATTATGCCGGCAAATACGCGACAGGAAATCACATCCATATG GCTGATGTCTTTTTGGCTCCACAAATTGCAACAGCTACCACGCGGTTTAAAATCGATATG TCCAAGTTCCCGGTTTTGAATATGATACACGAAGCATGCAGCACGTTACCAGAATTCCAAGCTTCTATGCCAGATAGACAACCTGATGCCTGTGCCATACTTGTTAAATAG